The following are encoded together in the Hoplias malabaricus isolate fHopMal1 chromosome 3, fHopMal1.hap1, whole genome shotgun sequence genome:
- the nrbf2b gene encoding nuclear receptor-binding factor 2b: MEVVDSPLNLAHQQCRKAERFLAAGKYEEAISCHRKAEDLLKDAMKLTECEQARLSLELQRDSHVKQQQVIEEKWKRARREGKPRILQAVPSSSVSSGQAFYLQPGSSAPSVPATCPDREYDTWLYLLQNKGSTPEPYTGSKTHKDDKTRLEEQRTTIEDLRRLVERLVGENERLTRDNERLRAENARLRKEPYADADFVERSELWVLPSPRTTEERKAKDIPIPHLPPLEMPQEVSLEDLPALELPEDIQQELRDLLDGEKP, encoded by the exons ATGGAGGTGGTGGACAGCCCTCTCAACCTC GCCCATCAGCAGTGCAGGAAAGCAGAGCGCTTCTTGGCTGCTGGGAAGTATGAAGAGGCCATCTCTTGCCATAGAAAAGCAGAAG ATCTGCTGAAGGATGCCATGAAGCTGACGGAATGTGAGCAG GCTCGTCTGTCTCTGGAGCTTCAGAGGGACAGTCATGTGAAGCAGCAGCAGGTGATCGAGGAGAAGTGGAAGAGGGCCAGGCGAGAGGGCAAGCCACGGATCCTCCAGGCTGTCCCATCCTCATCCGTGTCTTCTGGGCAGGCTTTTTACCTCCAGCCTGGTTCCTCTGCCCCCTCTGTCCCTGCCACCTGTCCTGACCGCGAGTATGACACCTGGCTCTACTTGCTGCAGAACAAAGGCTCTACCCCTGAACCGTACACCGGCAGCAAGACTCACAAAGACGACAAGACGCGGCTGGAGGAGCAGAGGACCACCATCGAAGACCTGCGGCGTCTAGTGGAGCGACTGGTGGGTGAAAACGAGCGGCTGACACGGGACAACGAGCGCCTGCGAGCTGAGAATGCCCGGCTGCGAAAGGAGCCCTATGCAGACGCCGACTTTGTGGAGAGGTCAGAGCTGTGGGTGCTGCCGTCCCCACGGACGACCGAGGAGCGCAAGGCCAAGGACATTCCCATCCCCCACCTGCCTCCTCTGGAGATGCCTCAGGAGGTTTCCCTGGAGGACCTGCCAGCTCTGGAGCTGCCTGAGGATATTCAGCAAGAGCTGCGGGACCTGCTGGATGGAGAAAAGCCTTGA